GGTGGATGCCACCTCGACCGTCCGATACCGGAGTACATCGAAAAGGCGGGGTTCAGGATTGCCCGGATGGAGACAGGCTACTCGCCAGGGGTACCGAAGATCGCAGGGTTCAATTACTGGGGTTCGGCTGCCAAGGATATCGCCTGACCCCATCGTCATGCGTCGAAAAAAACAAGGGCCGCGGTTCCCTGCGGCCCTTGTTTTTTCGATTATTTCACCATGTGCTCGAAATGATACTGGCGCTTCTCGCCGTCCTTGAGCTTGGTGCCGACCATGAATTCATACTTCCCGGCTTTTTCCAGGACGATATCGGCTCCGAAGTGCCCTTCCATCCCCATCAGCTTGACGGGACCCATCTCGTTTCCAGCGGGATCCTTGATCTTCACGGCCACGGTCCCTTCGGTAATCTGCTCACCGGCGGCGTCGACGAAGGCGACCATGAAGTGGTGGGTCTCCTTCATTCCCATTTTGGCCATGGCTTCCTTGACGTCGTTGAGATGGGCCATGGCCTTGACGCCGTCTTGGGTCTGCTCGCCGAGCATGACCATGGCACCATGCATTCCCATGCCGCCATGTTCTCCATGTTTCATTCCCTCCATTTTTCCGTGATCCATCCCTTCCTTTTTCCCGTGGTTTTCATGCTCCATGGCGGCGAAGGCGGCCAGGGGAGCGGCAAGGGCGAACAGGGCTGCGAACAACAGTACGATCGTTTTTCTTTTCATTGTCTTACCTCCGATTCTGTTTTTTTGTCGCGGATGATTCCGCGGTGGATGTTCGATTTTCGTCATGCCTGCGTTTCATGCACTTCTCCCTCTTCTATATCCCCCTCGGCGGTGGGGACGAAGGAGGAGTCCAGTTTACGGCTGCGCCACAGGTAGTAGATGACCGGGTAGACCATCAGTTCCATGATTCCCGAGGTCACCACCCCGCCGACCATCGGCGCGGCGATGCGCTTCATCACGTCCGCGCCGGCGCCGTGGCTCCACATGATGGGGAGCAGGCCGGCGATGATCACCGAGATGGTCATGATCTTGGGGCGGATACGTTTGACCGCCCCGTGGTGGATCGCCTGCCGCAGGTCGCCGCGGGTGAGCATGCGCCCGTTGTCGCCCCACAGCTTGTGGGAAAGATCGAGATAGAGGAGCATGACCACCCCCGTCTCCGCATCCAGCCCGGCCAAGGCGATCACCCCGACCCAGACGGCCACCGAGGTGTTGTAGTCGAGCACATAGAGGAACCAGAAGGCCCCGACCAGGGAGAACGGCACGGCCAAAAGGACGATCCCCGTTTTGATCAGGCTCTTGGTGTTCATGTAGAGAATGACGAAGATGATCAGCACCGTCAGGGGGATGATGACGATGAATCGCTTCTTCGCCTCCTGCATGTATTCGAACTGCCCGCTCCAGACGATGCTGTACCCGGGCGGCAATTCGATGGATTCCGCCACCGCCTCCTGCGCCCGCTTCACGTAGGTGCCGATATCGATGCCCTTGATGTCCACGTAGATCCAGGCGGTGCGTCGGGCGTTTTCGCTCTTGATGCTCGGCGGGCCCTTCTGGATCACGATATCCGCAACCTGGGAGATGGGGATGTGGGTGCCGTTTTTGAGGGGGACGAGAACCCGCTCCAAAGATTGCAGGTCGTTGCGGTAGTCGCGCTTATAGCGGATGTTGACCGGGTAGCGCTCGAGCCCCTCGACGGTGGTGGTGACGTTCATGCCTCCGATGGCCGACTGGATGATGTCCTGCACCTCGCCGACGGTGAGCCCGTAGCGGGCGGCGGCTTCTCGGTCGATGACGAAATCGAGGTAATTGCCGCCGGTGACCCGCTCCGAGTAGGCGGAGAGCGTTCCCGGGACGGTTCGCACCAAGGCTTCGATCTCCTCGCCGATGTCGCTGAGGGTCTTCAGGTCCGGCCCCATGATCTTGATGCCGACGGGGGTCTTGATGCCGGTGGAGAGCATGTCGATGCGGGTCTTGATCGGCATCGTCCAGGCGTTGGTGAGCCCCGGGAACTGTATGGCGTTGTTGAGCCGCTCCTTGAGCTCCTCCACATTGATGGAGCGCTCCTCCGGCCAGAGCCACTCCAGCGGGGCCCGGGCCCATCCGGTCCAGTCCGGCCAGTGCGAGTAGAAGCGCTCCACCGGGATCTTCCGCCACTCCTCTTCGGGCCTGAGCATGATGGTGGTCTCGATCATGGACAGCGGCGCAGGATCGGTGGCCGTCTCGGCGCGGCCGATCTTGCCGAAGACGTGGTGTACCTCGGGGAACTCCTTGATGATTTTGTCGGTCTGCTGCAGCAGCTCCCGTGCCTTGGTGATAGAGATTCCCGGCAGGGTGGTGGGCATGTAGAGCAGGTCCCCTTCGTAGAGGGGCGGCATGAACTCCGAACCCATCTTCGACAGGGGCCAGGCGATGGAGAGGATCAGCAGCAGAGCCACCAGCAGGGTGGCGCTGCGCCACCTGAGGACGAAATCGACCACCGGGTGATAGATCCGGATGAGAAAGCGGTTGATGGGATTCTCGTCCTCGGACTTGATCTTTCCGCGGATGAACCAGACCATCAGCACCGGGACGATGGTGACGGAGAGGATCGCCGCCGCCGCCATGGAATAGGTCTTGGTATAGGCCAGCGGCTTGAACATGCGGCCGGACTGCTCCTGCAGGGCAAAGACGGGAATAAAGGAGACGGTGATCACCAGCAGCGAGTAGAAGAGGGTCGGACCGACCTCCACCGCCGAGTCGCGGATGATCTTCCAGTGGGGCTTTTTCCCCTGATAGCGCTCCAGGTGCTTGTGGGCGTTCTCGATCATGATGATCGCCGCGTCGATCATCGCCCCGATGGCGATGGCGATTCCGCCCAGGCTCATGATGTTGGCGTTTATCCCCTGGGCATTCATGATCACGAAAGCCATGAGGAGGGCCACCGGCAGGGTGAAGATCGCCACCAGTGCGCTCGGCAGGTGGAAGAGGAACAGGGCGGTGACCAGGGCCACCACAATGCTCTCCTCCAGCAGCTTCTCCTTGAGGGTTTCCACCGCTCGCTCGATGAGCCCGGAGCGGTCGTAAACGGTGACGATCTCCACACCCTCGGGAAGCCCGGCCTTGAGCTGTTCCAGTTTCTCCTTGACCCGCTCGATGGTGGCCAGGGCGTTCTCGCCGAAACGCATGACGATGATGCCGCCGGCGACTTCTCCCTGTCCGTTGAGTTCGGCGATGCCGCGGCGCAGCTCCGGTCCGATTTTGACTTCGCCCAGATCGCGCACCAGCACCGGCGTCCCCCGGTTGTCGGTGCCGACGACGACGTTTTCCAGATCCTCCCTTGATTGGATGTACCCCTTGCCGCGGACCATGAACTCGGTCTCGGCCATCTCGATGAGCCGCCCGCCCACATCGTTGTTGCTGCGCTGGATCGCCGCCTTGATCTGTGGGATGGTGAAATGATAGGCAAGCAGCCGCACCGGATCGACGGTTATCTGGTACTGCTTGACGTAGCCGCCGATGCTGGCGACCTCCGAAACTCCTTCCACGGCGGTCAGTTCATAGCGCAAAAACCAGTCCTGAATCGAGCGCAGCTCCTGCAGGTCGGTCCTCCCGTCACTGACCAGGGCATACTCGTACACCCAGCCGACGCCGGTGGCATCGGGTCCCAGGGACGGTGTCACCCCTTTCGGCAGTTTGCCCGAAGCGTAGTTCAGATACTCCAGTACCCGGGAGCGGGCCCAGTAGATGTCCGTCCCCTCCTCGAAGATGATATAGACGAAGGAAAAGCCGAAAAAAGAGTAGCCGCGCACCACCTTGGACCCAGGAACCGCCAGCATCTGGGTGGTCAGGGGATAGGTGACCTGGTCCTCCACCACCTGGGGCGCCTGCCCGGGATATTCGGTGAAGATGATCACCTGCACGTCCGAGAGATCCGGAATGGCGTCGATCGGCGTCTTGAGCAGGCTATAGATTCCCGCGATGATGACGAAGACCGTCAGCAGAGCGAGCATGAACTTGTTTCGTATGGAGATGTCGATCAATTTTTCAAGCATTGCAATCCAATCCTCTGCGACAGGGTGGGCGAGGCGGCGGGTCAGGTACTTTTTTACCTGAACAAATCGTCCAGTTTCTCGTCACCCTTTCCTCCGGCCTCTTCGCCGAAGAGATCGTCAAGGCTTTCACCCTCGTGCCCCTCGTGTGCGGCCGGGGCGGGCTGTTTCGGCTCCATCATCTTGGAGATCGCCTCACGCAGCTGGCTTTCGGAATCGAGCATGAACTGGGCGGAGGTCACCACCCACTCGCCAGGCAAGAGTCCTTCCTCGACCTGGATATAACCCTTTTCGCCCCGCAGTCCGGTGCGAATCTGCCGGGGTTCGAACTTGCCGTCGCCGAGAGCGACGAAGACGGTACTTGACTCACCGGTATCCATGACCGCCTCGCTGGGGATCGCCAGCACATCCTTAACCGTCTGGGCATCGATGAGCACGTTGACATACATGTCCGGTTTCAAGGTGTACTCTGGATTATCCAGAACGATGCGGGCCTTGACGGTGCGGGTCTTCGCCTCCAGGTAAGGATAGATCTGATCGATCTTTCCCCGGATCGGCTCCCCTCCGTAAGGAAGTTCCACTCTGGCTTCCTGCCCCACCTTGACCCAGGGCAGTTCATATTCGTAGATGTCGGCATAGATCCAGACGTTAGAGATGTCCGAGATCCTGAACAGCTCCATACCCGCCTGGATGCGCTGCCCCTCATTGGCCATCTTCAGGGTCACGATGCCGTCGTAGGGGGCATAGAGCGTCATGGACTTCTTCACCTCTCCGGTCTTCCGAAGCCTTTCGATCTGCCGGTTGGAGATGTCCCAGTAGTTCAGGCGCTTGCGGGAGGACTCAAGAAGGCGCTCCGCTCCCTCGGCGATCTCGGGAAAGGGGCTCTTCTCCAGCCTGGACTTGTTGTTCAGGGCCAGCAGATACTCTTCCTGCGCGGCGACAAGCTCGGGGCTGTAGATGGAGAGGAGTGGCTGACCTTTTTTGATGAACTGTCCGGTTTCATTGACATGGAGAGTCTCGATCCATCCGCCGATCTTGGCATTGATCGAAAATTGTCTGGGCTCCTCGTACCCGACCAGGCCGACGGTGCGCACCGTCCGTTTGAGATCGCGCCGAACCGCCTCGGCTGTGCGGACTCCCATGTTCTGCTGGGTCACCGGGTCGATCCGGATGACCGAACCGCCGGGCGCCTCATCCTCGTAGACGGGAACGAGATCCATCCCCATGGGGGATTTGCCCGGCTCGTCGCGGATGTAGGTCGGATCCATCGGCGCCACCCAGTACTTGATTTTGCGCTCGCCTCCGGCTTGGGCAGTTTT
This is a stretch of genomic DNA from Desulfuromonas sp. TF. It encodes these proteins:
- a CDS encoding efflux RND transporter permease subunit — encoded protein: MLEKLIDISIRNKFMLALLTVFVIIAGIYSLLKTPIDAIPDLSDVQVIIFTEYPGQAPQVVEDQVTYPLTTQMLAVPGSKVVRGYSFFGFSFVYIIFEEGTDIYWARSRVLEYLNYASGKLPKGVTPSLGPDATGVGWVYEYALVSDGRTDLQELRSIQDWFLRYELTAVEGVSEVASIGGYVKQYQITVDPVRLLAYHFTIPQIKAAIQRSNNDVGGRLIEMAETEFMVRGKGYIQSREDLENVVVGTDNRGTPVLVRDLGEVKIGPELRRGIAELNGQGEVAGGIIVMRFGENALATIERVKEKLEQLKAGLPEGVEIVTVYDRSGLIERAVETLKEKLLEESIVVALVTALFLFHLPSALVAIFTLPVALLMAFVIMNAQGINANIMSLGGIAIAIGAMIDAAIIMIENAHKHLERYQGKKPHWKIIRDSAVEVGPTLFYSLLVITVSFIPVFALQEQSGRMFKPLAYTKTYSMAAAAILSVTIVPVLMVWFIRGKIKSEDENPINRFLIRIYHPVVDFVLRWRSATLLVALLLILSIAWPLSKMGSEFMPPLYEGDLLYMPTTLPGISITKARELLQQTDKIIKEFPEVHHVFGKIGRAETATDPAPLSMIETTIMLRPEEEWRKIPVERFYSHWPDWTGWARAPLEWLWPEERSINVEELKERLNNAIQFPGLTNAWTMPIKTRIDMLSTGIKTPVGIKIMGPDLKTLSDIGEEIEALVRTVPGTLSAYSERVTGGNYLDFVIDREAAARYGLTVGEVQDIIQSAIGGMNVTTTVEGLERYPVNIRYKRDYRNDLQSLERVLVPLKNGTHIPISQVADIVIQKGPPSIKSENARRTAWIYVDIKGIDIGTYVKRAQEAVAESIELPPGYSIVWSGQFEYMQEAKKRFIVIIPLTVLIIFVILYMNTKSLIKTGIVLLAVPFSLVGAFWFLYVLDYNTSVAVWVGVIALAGLDAETGVVMLLYLDLSHKLWGDNGRMLTRGDLRQAIHHGAVKRIRPKIMTISVIIAGLLPIMWSHGAGADVMKRIAAPMVGGVVTSGIMELMVYPVIYYLWRSRKLDSSFVPTAEGDIEEGEVHETQA
- a CDS encoding efflux RND transporter periplasmic adaptor subunit, giving the protein MTRREKFFLVLIVILMAVVGALSLQKFPSPEDSETTAAAPAEAAQYTCGMHPFVIQDEPGTCPICGMNLTPLKSVGGAAKTAQAGGERKIKYWVAPMDPTYIRDEPGKSPMGMDLVPVYEDEAPGGSVIRIDPVTQQNMGVRTAEAVRRDLKRTVRTVGLVGYEEPRQFSINAKIGGWIETLHVNETGQFIKKGQPLLSIYSPELVAAQEEYLLALNNKSRLEKSPFPEIAEGAERLLESSRKRLNYWDISNRQIERLRKTGEVKKSMTLYAPYDGIVTLKMANEGQRIQAGMELFRISDISNVWIYADIYEYELPWVKVGQEARVELPYGGEPIRGKIDQIYPYLEAKTRTVKARIVLDNPEYTLKPDMYVNVLIDAQTVKDVLAIPSEAVMDTGESSTVFVALGDGKFEPRQIRTGLRGEKGYIQVEEGLLPGEWVVTSAQFMLDSESQLREAISKMMEPKQPAPAAHEGHEGESLDDLFGEEAGGKGDEKLDDLFR